ACCAGTATCGCGACCGGGAGCACGGCGACGATACTCGCCGCCGCCATGAGGTTGAACAGCACCTCGTACTGCCCCCGGAACGCGAGGATTCCTTCGAGCATCGGGGCCCACTTCTGTGGGTCACCACTCGTCATCAGCGACGAGAAGAAGTACTCGTTGTAGACGGTGATGAACGTCAACACGCCGGCAGTCGCGACGCCGGGTGCCGACAGCGGCACGATGACCCTGAACAGTGCGCCGAGCCGCGTGGTCCCCTCGACCCGTGCTGCGTCTTCGAGGCCATCGGGGATCTGTGAGTAGAACGTCATCAGGATGAAGATCGACAGCGGCAGGTACAGCGCCGACACCGGGATCATGATCGCAAACGGCGTGTTGAACAGCGACCCGTCGGCCAGCAGCGGCCGAAGCACGTCGAAGTTCTGGTTGAACAGCCGGTTCAGCGGGATGAAGAACGCCGCTGGCGGGAAGAACGACACGACCAGCACTATCAGCAACAACGGGGTCTTGCCGCGGAAGCGCAGGCGGCCGAAGACGTATCCCGCGAGGCTGGCGACGAATAGCACCAGGACGGTCGAGACCGTCGCGATCAGGAAGCTGTTGAAGATGTACCGGTGGAACGGAATACCGAACCCGACGAAGATGTCGATGAACGCTTCAGGGTTGAAGCCCCCGGGCGTCAACACCCCGACGTCCCCGATACTGTTGCTCGGTGTAATCGCCACCATGAACAACCAGTAGAACGGGAACAGCGTGGTGACGAGGAAGAAGATCGTCGCGACGTAGAACGACGCCTTGTAGGCGCGGTCAGGGTTCGAGATCATCTTCGCTGCCCACGCCTCGACGATCCCGCGGTCGAGGTCAGGCTCTTCGCTCCGCTCCTGTGCGGCTAGATCCGGGTGCTCTGGTTCAGATTCACTCATGCCATACCACTCTCCGAGTCACGCAGGCCGATCAGATAGACCAGCACGATGACGCCGATCGTCACGGCCGTCAGGAACGCGACGGCGGATGCAGTCGCCCAGCGTCTGGACTCGTTGAACGCCGTGACCACCAGACAACTCATCGACGGGACTGTCTGACAGCCGGCCGTCGAGTCGATCAGCCCGTAGATACGCATCGCGTCCATCGTCCGGAACAGCATCGCGACCAGCAGCGCCGGCGCGATCAGTGGCAGCGTGATGTACTTGAATCGCTGCCACGGCGACGCGCCGGTAACTCTCGCGACGTCGTACAGCTGGCGATCGATACTCTGCAAGCCTGCGAGGATCAGCAACGCCATGAACGCTGACGTCTTCCAGACGTCGGCGACCAGGACGATGAAGAACGACTCGGTCGTCGACGACAGCGGGTTCGAGCCGAACAGCCCGAGCGACTGCATGAACTCCGTCGCGAAGCCGACACGCGGGCTGAACATCAGGTAGAAGATCATCCCCTGAATGACGATCGGAATCGCGTAGGGGATGATGATCGCGACGCGCACCCATCGACGGCCGTAGAACTCCTTGTCGATGATGAGCGCCTGTCCGAACCCGATGAGTGTCTCGAACAGGACGCTGAGAATCGCGAACGCGAGCGTCACGAACAGCGCCTGCTGCAGGATGGGCGTCTCGAACGTCAGGTCGAGAAATTGCTGGGGCAGTAACGCCTCTCCCGTCAACAACGCCTCGTAGTTGTCCAGCCCGACGAACGCACCGAACGGGTCTGCCGACCGAATCGCGTCCTCGCGCAGCGAGAACTCGAACGTTCGGACGAGTGGGTAGAACGCGACGACCGCTAGCAGCAGGAACGCAGGTGCTAGCAGGACGTACGCGAACACGGCGTCGCCCTTGGTTTCGAGCCAGTTGAGCGGGCGCGCCCAGAGTCGTGTGTTCTGCTCTGACGTGTCTGGTGTCACGGTTTGGACACTCCGTTATCCCTGTTCGAAGTTGTTGAGTCGACCTTCGAGGTCGGACATCGCCCCTTGCGGTGATTTCTCACCGAGGTAGGCGGCGTGGACCTCTTCGGCGACGACGGCCTCCTGGTCCGGCCAGACTGCCGTCACCGGACGCGCGACCGTGTTCTCGCCCGCGACGGCCAGCGTCTCGAGGTGTGGACCGATCGGTCCGACGTTGTCCGGGTTCGCGTTCGCCGTGACCGACGGCACCGGCGGCAGGTTCCCGACCTCTTCGAGGATCGTGAGCATCACGTCCTCGTTGGCGAAGGATTCGAGGACCGACGCGGCGTCGCTGACGTTGTCGCTGTTGGGGTTGACAGTCAGGTGCCAGCCACCGAGGGCGTGGGCCGGCCCACCGGTTCCCTCATAGTTGCCCTGGCCATCTTCGACGCCGTACGGCAGCGGCATCGTGCCGTAGGTTTCCTGAGTGATCGGCGAGTCTTCCGCGCCCAGCGTCGACGCGATCGCGTACGGCCAGTTGCGCATGAACACCGCGTCGCCACCGGTGAACGGCTCTCGGGCGTCTTCTTCGGTGAACTCGAAGATGTCGGTGTTCGTGATCTTGGGGTACCCCGAAAGGGTGTTGTTGGCGTCCGGCCCGCGGACGAACGACCGCATCATCCGGATCGTGTCGTGGACCGGCTGTTCGTTGACCGTGATCGGCCGGTCGCCGACGGGGCCAAAGAGGTTGCTGTGATCGCCGAAGTACGACCCGCCCCACGACGTCATCGTCTCACTGAACGTACAGCAGGCCAGTCCGAGGTACTCGGCGGCCTGTGTCGTGAACCCGTATTCGACGCCGCTCTGGTCCCAGACGTCGGCCGCGATCTCGGCGAACTCCTGCCAGGACATCGGCTCGGTCGACCAGTTTTCGCCTTCCGGATCGTAGCCGGCCTCTTCGACGAGGTCCTTTCGGTAGTGCATCACCGGGTAGTCCGGGAACAGCGGGAGTCCGTAGAGGTCTCCCGAGTCGGGATCACTCGCAGTCTGGACCGACGAGGACAGGTAGTCGCTCTGAACGAAGTCCAGCGTGTCCTGGGACAGCTCGTCGCTGAGGTTGACCAGCTGATCGCGGACGATGAACGGAATCGTCCATCCCGAGTCCATCATGAAGATGTCCGGGTCCGACCGGCCCGCGTCCAGTGCGGAAATGAACGAAGACCGGCGCGCGCCCGACTCGAAGTCGCCCGCGTTGATGGTAACGTCGATGTCCTCACTGAGGCCCGCATCGTACAGCGCGTCGGTGACCGCGCCTGACGCGTCAGCGTATTCTTGATCGGCCGTGATCTGGATACCGCCGCCGCCACCACCACCGCCACAACCTGCAAGAGTCAGCGCAACACCAGCTGCACCGGTTGTTTCGATAAATCGTCGGCGCGACACTCCGGAACCTTTCTCACCGCTCTCTGAGCGATTCATTACAGGTGTTGTTATTGAGTACTTCCTATTTATTTGTTTTGTTAATTATTATCCAACACACCCTTTCTATCGTACAATAAATGGGGCTAATCAATCCATGTGGGTTGTCACCAACGCACTGGAAGAACTTAAAACACTCGCGAGGAAAGGGTCTGCTATCCGTGTCGAGCACACCAATCGCACGTCGTCTGCGAGGAGCGTGGTGAGCGTGGGAGTGCGTGCGTGGTTAGGACAGGTATTCTTCGGCGGAGCGGAGCTGTCGGTCCTCTCGACCCCGAGCTTCGCTGTCGTCGTGTTCGCTCAGATACTGTATCCCGACGCCGTGCCCCTGGCAGGACTGACCGCGATCGTCTCGGGAAGCATCGCTCTCGCCGCGTTTCGGGGCGACTCGCCGAACGTCGGCAAGTGGCCACGTCGGTCGGAACTGACGTCGATGCCGCTGCGCGTCAGCTACTTCAGTGTCGTGTTCTTCCTGGCTTCGATGGGCGTCGGCTTCGTGGCAGTTTCGCTGGACGCGCTCTGGCTCACGCCGCTGGGCGGGGTCGTGCAAGTCCTCGGACTGGCTGCGTTCCCTGCTGTCTATCACGCAGTCTATGGCGAACCCGTCCAGAAGCCGGTCGAGCAAATCTGACCGACTTCGCTACTCCTGGTCTGCCAGAAAGTCCTCGGTCGCGAACGGTTCGTCCTCGCCTTCGACCGCGAGCACGTCCAGTGCGGTCACGACCGCATCCGTCTCGAGCAGGCCCGCGAGACTCGGCTCCGTCCGTCCCTCGTCGCCCGAGACCAGTTCTTTGACGTAGAGGCCACCTTCGCCGTGGAGTTCGATCGTGGCGTGGGTGTCGTCCTCCAGTTCGCCCTCGACGTCGTAGACCTCTCGCGTGCGGTCGATGTCCGCCCGGCGGTGGTCGACGCGCTGGGGCGTCCGCTGGGTGATGGTCGCTCCTCGAAGCTCGTCCAGCGCGTCCTGCAGCGTGTCCTCGCTGACGGGCGCGTCGAACTCGACGGCCATCCGGTAGGTCTTCGAAGCGTCGTGTTCTTTGACGCGCTCGACCATCTCGTAGGTCGGAATCGCCAGGTCCGTGACCTCGACTTTCCCCTCGGCGAATGCGTTGATCTCCCGTTCCAGGGCCTCGGGGTCGACGGCTCGGGTGTGGGGATCGTCGACCTCGATGACGAACGGGCGTCCTGTGCCGAGCATCAGCGCGTCGACGTCCTCGCGACCCGCGCCGTGGAAGGTCGCGGACTCGCCCGCGTAGGCCTCGACCACGGGCGGGGCGGTGAGTTGCTCGACGCTCTCGGGGTAGCGAAAGCCCCGTCCGTCACAGCCCGGGCACTCAGCGCCGCGTTTGAGCCCGGAGCCACCGCACTCGTTGCAGGGCCACTTCGTCTGGGGGATATCCCGCTCTAATTTCTTGTAGCGGCCGTAGACAAAGGCGGAGTTGACCTGCAGCTCGACCTCGTCCGTGCCCAGATCCAGGAGCAACTGAACGTCGGGCCGCTCGAAGTCGACTTCGGTCTCCGTCTCGCGGCCGAAGCGCTTGCCGACTTCCCTGTTGAGTTCGGACTTCAACAACTCGCCCGCTTCTTCGTCCAGCCCGACGTCTTCGCGCAGGAGGACGTCGTTCTCTTCGAGCATGGGCGGGACGCGCGAGCCGACCTGGTAG
The Halapricum salinum genome window above contains:
- a CDS encoding tRNA pseudouridine(54/55) synthase Pus10, translated to MTVLDIARDALATGPLCNACLGRLVADRSFGLGNDERGRALRTAVALEDDEPYEEPEESCWVCEGECDRIDVWAERAVQAVAEYDFDTYQVGSRVPPMLEENDVLLREDVGLDEEAGELLKSELNREVGKRFGRETETEVDFERPDVQLLLDLGTDEVELQVNSAFVYGRYKKLERDIPQTKWPCNECGGSGLKRGAECPGCDGRGFRYPESVEQLTAPPVVEAYAGESATFHGAGREDVDALMLGTGRPFVIEVDDPHTRAVDPEALEREINAFAEGKVEVTDLAIPTYEMVERVKEHDASKTYRMAVEFDAPVSEDTLQDALDELRGATITQRTPQRVDHRRADIDRTREVYDVEGELEDDTHATIELHGEGGLYVKELVSGDEGRTEPSLAGLLETDAVVTALDVLAVEGEDEPFATEDFLADQE
- a CDS encoding carbohydrate ABC transporter permease encodes the protein MTPDTSEQNTRLWARPLNWLETKGDAVFAYVLLAPAFLLLAVVAFYPLVRTFEFSLREDAIRSADPFGAFVGLDNYEALLTGEALLPQQFLDLTFETPILQQALFVTLAFAILSVLFETLIGFGQALIIDKEFYGRRWVRVAIIIPYAIPIVIQGMIFYLMFSPRVGFATEFMQSLGLFGSNPLSSTTESFFIVLVADVWKTSAFMALLILAGLQSIDRQLYDVARVTGASPWQRFKYITLPLIAPALLVAMLFRTMDAMRIYGLIDSTAGCQTVPSMSCLVVTAFNESRRWATASAVAFLTAVTIGVIVLVYLIGLRDSESGMA
- a CDS encoding extracellular solute-binding protein, which codes for MNRSESGEKGSGVSRRRFIETTGAAGVALTLAGCGGGGGGGGIQITADQEYADASGAVTDALYDAGLSEDIDVTINAGDFESGARRSSFISALDAGRSDPDIFMMDSGWTIPFIVRDQLVNLSDELSQDTLDFVQSDYLSSSVQTASDPDSGDLYGLPLFPDYPVMHYRKDLVEEAGYDPEGENWSTEPMSWQEFAEIAADVWDQSGVEYGFTTQAAEYLGLACCTFSETMTSWGGSYFGDHSNLFGPVGDRPITVNEQPVHDTIRMMRSFVRGPDANNTLSGYPKITNTDIFEFTEEDAREPFTGGDAVFMRNWPYAIASTLGAEDSPITQETYGTMPLPYGVEDGQGNYEGTGGPAHALGGWHLTVNPNSDNVSDAASVLESFANEDVMLTILEEVGNLPPVPSVTANANPDNVGPIGPHLETLAVAGENTVARPVTAVWPDQEAVVAEEVHAAYLGEKSPQGAMSDLEGRLNNFEQG
- a CDS encoding carbohydrate ABC transporter permease, translated to MSESEPEHPDLAAQERSEEPDLDRGIVEAWAAKMISNPDRAYKASFYVATIFFLVTTLFPFYWLFMVAITPSNSIGDVGVLTPGGFNPEAFIDIFVGFGIPFHRYIFNSFLIATVSTVLVLFVASLAGYVFGRLRFRGKTPLLLIVLVVSFFPPAAFFIPLNRLFNQNFDVLRPLLADGSLFNTPFAIMIPVSALYLPLSIFILMTFYSQIPDGLEDAARVEGTTRLGALFRVIVPLSAPGVATAGVLTFITVYNEYFFSSLMTSGDPQKWAPMLEGILAFRGQYEVLFNLMAAASIVAVLPVAILVIVAQEKIVSGLTAGALKE